In one Drosophila gunungcola strain Sukarami chromosome 2R unlocalized genomic scaffold, Dgunungcola_SK_2 000004F, whole genome shotgun sequence genomic region, the following are encoded:
- the LOC128254007 gene encoding uncharacterized protein LOC128254007, producing the protein MLLGLLLVLLFSLRSKFTNISAECSNEFCSSMRGWLTEKGELNMDIHLNHTLRNGLRTTLTLLQLINGQNRYQTLLSYDMDTCKTLRELLQASLLKVWLRNLFKYGNLADRCPIKPAYYDVRNFQLENHSIPGYLPSGFYRLHDTNYYGKPKGRQRRSVATLVLDIKFY; encoded by the exons ATGTTATTAGGGCTCTTGCTGGTACTACTATTTT CTCTACGCAGCAAATTCACCAATATAAGTGCGGAATGCAGCAATGAATTTTGCTCTAGCATGAGAGGCTGGTTAACCGAGAAAGGTGAGCTGAACATGGATATCCACCTGAATCACACATTGAGGAATGGATTGCGGACCACACTTACCCTCCTGCAGCTGATAAATGGCCAAAATCGGTACCAGACACTTCTCAGCTACGACATGGACACCTGCAAAACGCTGCGGGAACTTCTGCAAGCCAGTTTATTGAAGGTTTGGCTGAGGAACTTGTTCAAGTACGGTAATCTAGCCGACCGCTGTCCCATTAAGCCA GCCTACTACGATGTCCGAAACTTTCAGTTGGAGAACCACAGCATTCCGGGGTATTTGCCATCGGGATTCTATCGGCTGCACGACACAAATTACTACGGAAAGCCCAAGGGCAGACAACGCCGTTCGGTGGCCACTTTGGTATTGGATATAAAGTTCtattaa